In Streptomyces capitiformicae, one genomic interval encodes:
- a CDS encoding sacsin N-terminal ATP-binding-like domain-containing protein, with product MSKFVRPAAEGADPFGTARLRRGVLDAWATSPARFREDANAEEDLVLGGYRDRLVVELAQNAADAAARAKVPGRLRLTLRDGVLVAANTGAPLDAAGVESLSTLRASAKRETPESAVGRFGVGFAAVLAVTDEPAVVGRHGGIRWSLAEARLLAADTARNSPGLGDEIRRRDGHVPLLRLPFAAEGSAPESYDTVVILPLRDAAATDLAERLLDRVDDSLLLALPGLDEVVIENLENTDATVRTLRRRTEGAYVVVEDSRDGVTRWRTVAAHGAVEAALLADRPVEERLRPHWSVTWAVPTGPDGAPLRPRSNPVVHAPTPSDEALGVPALLIASFPLDTTRRHAAPGPLTDFLVQRAADAYAELLAAWEPVTEGIIDLVPGPLGKGELDGALRQAILERLPRTAFLPRAAPQPAGDGRPQDAGAAVEAPEANNWPDVPNPFRVSEDSGTLSAGGAEAHEWADAPFALRPRDAEVVEGAGADTVRVLADVLPSLLPAGLERRAELRTLGVARLPLGDAIDRLAGLEKAPDWWRRLYDSLAGVDPDRLSGLPVPLADGRTTIGPRQVLLPTPDGPQTAPETLARLGLKVAHPDAAHPLLEKLGALPATPRAVLTTPQVRAAVAASLDDEGGAVWDEDAPDADELADLVLTLVRDAALDPGDEPWLGALALPDEDGELSPAGELVLPGSPFAQVMREDELAFVDAELADRWGEQPLAACGVLANFALVRATDVVLDPDELEPRDSDFAEPDDAGLLDAVDVWCEDILDRFPDSPVPPVATELVAVRDLDLVDEDRWPEALALLARPPLRDALVQPVRILLPDGTHEVVRPYTAWWLRGHPVLDGRRPAGLLAAGGDPLLRGLYDEADATGFDDEQVLRALGVRTSVAALLEEPGGAAELLDRLADPDRHVGAAQLHGLYDALAELDPEQVTLPDELRAVVDGEVTVVDAADAVVVDSPDLLPFTSGVPLLPVRPSRAAELAELLQVRRLSESVTGEVDSEGVEHEVPDSVRVLLGPATPSSYVEHEELVVDGVELDWRRTRDGVLHAATLEGVAAGLAWAAGQWPRRFEVAALLEDPSRTEELARDRWFD from the coding sequence GTGAGCAAGTTCGTGCGGCCGGCGGCCGAGGGTGCGGACCCGTTCGGGACGGCGCGGCTGCGGCGCGGGGTGCTGGATGCCTGGGCGACGAGCCCGGCCCGGTTCCGGGAGGACGCGAACGCCGAGGAGGACCTCGTCCTCGGCGGGTATCGCGATCGGCTCGTCGTCGAGCTGGCGCAGAACGCCGCTGATGCCGCCGCCCGCGCCAAGGTGCCGGGGCGGCTGCGGCTGACCCTCCGGGACGGTGTCCTCGTCGCTGCCAACACCGGCGCCCCGCTGGACGCGGCCGGTGTCGAGTCCCTGTCCACGCTCCGTGCGTCCGCCAAGCGGGAGACCCCGGAGAGCGCGGTGGGGCGGTTCGGCGTCGGGTTCGCCGCCGTGCTCGCCGTCACCGACGAGCCCGCCGTCGTCGGGCGGCACGGCGGTATCCGGTGGTCGCTCGCCGAGGCCCGGCTGCTCGCCGCCGACACCGCTCGGAACAGCCCCGGGCTGGGGGACGAGATCCGCCGGCGTGACGGGCATGTGCCGCTGCTGCGGTTGCCGTTCGCGGCGGAAGGGTCCGCTCCGGAGTCGTACGACACCGTCGTCATCCTGCCGCTGCGGGACGCCGCCGCCACGGATCTCGCCGAGCGGCTGCTGGACCGCGTCGACGACTCGCTGCTCCTCGCGCTGCCCGGCCTCGACGAGGTCGTCATCGAGAACCTCGAGAACACGGACGCGACGGTACGGACGTTGCGGCGGCGCACGGAGGGGGCGTACGTCGTCGTCGAGGACTCCCGGGACGGGGTCACACGCTGGCGTACGGTCGCCGCGCACGGGGCGGTCGAGGCCGCGCTGCTCGCCGACCGGCCGGTCGAGGAGCGGCTGCGTCCGCACTGGTCCGTGACGTGGGCGGTGCCGACCGGGCCCGACGGCGCGCCGCTGCGGCCCCGCAGCAACCCCGTCGTGCACGCGCCCACGCCCAGCGACGAGGCCCTCGGCGTACCCGCGCTGCTCATCGCCTCCTTCCCCCTCGACACGACCCGGCGGCACGCCGCGCCCGGTCCGCTCACCGACTTCCTCGTCCAGCGCGCGGCGGACGCGTACGCCGAACTCCTCGCCGCCTGGGAACCGGTGACCGAGGGCATCATCGACCTCGTGCCCGGCCCGCTGGGCAAGGGCGAGCTGGACGGCGCGCTGCGGCAGGCGATCCTCGAACGGCTGCCGCGCACCGCCTTCCTGCCGCGCGCGGCACCGCAGCCCGCGGGGGACGGCCGGCCCCAGGATGCCGGGGCGGCGGTGGAAGCGCCGGAGGCCAACAACTGGCCCGACGTCCCCAACCCGTTCCGGGTCAGCGAGGACTCCGGCACCCTGTCTGCCGGGGGCGCCGAGGCCCACGAGTGGGCCGACGCTCCCTTCGCGCTCCGCCCCCGGGACGCCGAGGTCGTCGAGGGAGCCGGAGCCGACACCGTACGGGTGCTCGCGGACGTGCTGCCCAGCCTGCTGCCCGCCGGGCTCGAACGGCGCGCGGAGTTGCGTACGTTGGGTGTCGCGCGCCTTCCGCTGGGCGACGCGATCGACCGGCTCGCCGGTCTGGAGAAGGCCCCGGACTGGTGGCGGCGGCTCTACGACAGCCTCGCCGGGGTCGACCCCGACCGGCTCTCCGGGCTTCCGGTGCCGCTCGCGGACGGGCGGACGACGATCGGTCCGCGCCAGGTCCTCCTCCCGACCCCCGACGGCCCGCAGACCGCGCCCGAGACCCTCGCCCGGCTCGGCCTGAAGGTCGCCCACCCGGACGCCGCGCACCCGCTCCTGGAGAAGCTGGGCGCCCTGCCCGCGACCCCGCGCGCCGTGCTGACCACACCCCAGGTGCGGGCCGCCGTCGCGGCCTCCCTCGACGACGAGGGCGGGGCCGTCTGGGACGAGGACGCCCCGGACGCCGACGAACTCGCCGACCTCGTCCTCACCCTCGTCCGTGACGCCGCCCTCGACCCCGGCGACGAACCCTGGCTCGGCGCCCTCGCCCTCCCCGACGAGGACGGCGAACTCTCGCCCGCCGGTGAACTCGTCCTCCCCGGCAGCCCCTTCGCCCAGGTCATGCGCGAGGACGAACTCGCCTTCGTGGACGCCGAGTTGGCCGACCGCTGGGGCGAGCAGCCGCTGGCCGCCTGCGGAGTCCTCGCCAACTTCGCCCTCGTGCGCGCCACCGACGTCGTCCTCGACCCCGACGAACTGGAGCCCCGCGACTCCGACTTCGCCGAACCGGATGACGCCGGGCTCCTTGACGCCGTGGACGTGTGGTGCGAGGACATCCTCGACCGCTTCCCGGACAGCCCCGTGCCGCCCGTCGCGACCGAGCTCGTGGCCGTGCGCGACCTGGATCTCGTCGACGAGGACCGGTGGCCCGAGGCGCTCGCGCTCCTCGCCCGGCCGCCGCTGCGGGACGCGCTGGTCCAGCCCGTACGGATCCTCCTCCCGGACGGCACGCACGAGGTCGTACGCCCGTACACGGCCTGGTGGCTGCGCGGGCATCCGGTGCTGGACGGCCGCCGTCCGGCCGGTCTGCTCGCGGCCGGCGGAGACCCGCTGCTGCGCGGCCTGTACGACGAGGCCGACGCCACCGGGTTCGACGACGAGCAGGTGCTGCGGGCCCTCGGCGTACGCACGTCGGTGGCGGCGTTGCTGGAGGAGCCGGGCGGCGCTGCGGAGCTGCTGGACCGTCTGGCCGACCCGGACCGTCACGTCGGCGCCGCCCAACTCCACGGTCTGTATGACGCGTTGGCGGAACTGGACCCCGAACAGGTGACCCTGCCCGACGAGTTGCGGGCCGTGGTGGACGGCGAGGTGACCGTCGTGGACGCGGCCGACGCAGTCGTCGTCGACTCACCCGACCTGCTGCCCTTCACCTCCGGTGTGCCCCTGCTGCCCGTACGGCCGTCCCGGGCCGCCGAGTTGGCCGAGCTGCTCCAGGTACGGCGGCTCAGCGAGTCGGTGACGGGCGAGGTGGACTCGGAGGGCGTCGAGCACGAGGTGCCGGATTCGGTACGGGTGCTGCTGGGACCCGCCACCCCGTCCTCGTACGTCGAGCACGAGGAACTCGTCGTCGATGGGGTCGAGTTGGACTGGCGCCGGACGCGGGACGGCGTGCTGCACGCCGCCACGCTGGAGGGCGTCGCCGCCGGGCTCGCCTGGGCGGCGGGACAGTGGCCGCGCCGCTTCGAGGTGGCTGCCCTGCTCGAAGACCCGTCGAGAACGGAGGAGTTGGCACGGGACCGCTGGTTCGACTGA
- a CDS encoding calcium-binding protein, protein MGKTLRKRATLGVVVTGALALTALAAPAAMADEKVGNISITSASVNGGKAVVVGAKAKKTVTLKYTVTDNSGHRMATAYLYRGKTIDTADSAASPSKDPITCKKVTSKKYNCSATFTFTPGYNAINSVAGTWKTWALAQAKDYDYVQKDNLKSFKVLRAAQLAATNAAPEPVAKGETVTITSKLTRANWDTGVNGAFGGQSVQLQFKAKNASSYKTVKTVKSSSTGALSTTVKAGVDGSYRYVFAGVSTTASVAAAGDFIDVK, encoded by the coding sequence GTGGGGAAAACATTGCGCAAGCGTGCCACTCTGGGCGTTGTCGTCACCGGCGCCCTGGCTCTGACCGCCCTTGCCGCTCCGGCCGCGATGGCCGATGAGAAGGTCGGCAACATCTCGATCACCAGCGCCTCCGTGAACGGTGGCAAGGCCGTCGTCGTCGGAGCGAAGGCGAAGAAGACGGTCACGCTCAAGTACACCGTCACGGACAACTCCGGCCACCGGATGGCGACCGCGTACCTGTACCGCGGCAAGACCATCGACACCGCCGACAGCGCCGCCTCGCCCAGCAAGGACCCGATCACCTGCAAGAAGGTGACCTCCAAGAAGTACAACTGCTCGGCGACCTTCACCTTCACGCCGGGTTACAACGCGATCAACTCCGTCGCCGGCACGTGGAAGACCTGGGCGCTCGCCCAGGCCAAGGACTACGACTACGTCCAGAAGGACAACCTCAAGTCCTTCAAGGTCCTGCGCGCCGCCCAGCTCGCGGCCACCAACGCCGCCCCGGAGCCGGTGGCCAAGGGTGAGACCGTCACCATCACCAGCAAGCTGACCCGCGCCAACTGGGACACCGGCGTGAACGGCGCGTTCGGCGGCCAGTCGGTGCAGCTGCAGTTCAAGGCGAAGAACGCGTCCTCGTACAAGACGGTCAAGACGGTCAAGTCGTCCTCCACGGGCGCCCTGTCCACCACCGTCAAGGCGGGCGTCGACGGCTCCTACCGCTACGTGTTCGCGGGCGTCTCCACCACGGCGTCGGTCGCGGCCGCGGGTGACTTCATCGACGTGAAGTAA
- a CDS encoding DUF6415 family natural product biosynthesis protein: MSSVRKSSPTVYRGRDWEGFVAHAFECEPCATLPLGRGCTEGNRIRRRPPADAAGRDDGAVPVEVLPLDIEAMRATTERLLSEDAESPTTEELDGLALLYRGHLALLIPEIERAVCRLPNESRLKARALGGVSEARSRLGIKPCRAPARKAILTERLARSVMCLLGHLEELHGAAREPVAYCWRCSGTIKPGEPYTEHDVHAATGGGTTVYLHGGACP; the protein is encoded by the coding sequence GTGAGCAGTGTTCGCAAGTCCAGCCCGACGGTGTACAGGGGCCGGGACTGGGAGGGCTTCGTCGCCCATGCCTTCGAGTGCGAGCCGTGCGCGACGCTGCCGTTGGGCCGGGGCTGTACGGAGGGGAACAGGATTCGCCGCCGTCCTCCGGCGGACGCGGCGGGCCGGGACGACGGCGCCGTCCCTGTGGAGGTCCTGCCGCTGGACATCGAGGCGATGCGCGCCACGACGGAACGCCTGCTCTCCGAGGACGCCGAGTCGCCGACGACCGAGGAGCTGGACGGCCTGGCCCTGCTGTACCGGGGCCATCTCGCGCTGCTGATCCCCGAGATCGAGCGTGCCGTCTGTCGGCTGCCGAATGAGAGCAGACTCAAGGCGCGTGCGCTGGGTGGCGTGAGCGAGGCTCGCTCACGCCTGGGCATCAAGCCGTGCCGGGCTCCGGCACGGAAGGCGATCCTCACCGAGCGCCTCGCCCGCTCGGTGATGTGCCTGCTCGGCCACCTGGAGGAACTGCACGGTGCGGCCAGGGAGCCGGTGGCGTACTGCTGGCGCTGCTCCGGAACGATCAAGCCCGGCGAGCCGTACACCGAGCACGATGTCCACGCGGCCACGGGCGGCGGAACGACGGTGTACCTGCACGGTGGTGCCTGCCCATGA
- a CDS encoding helix-turn-helix domain-containing protein, translating into MTARPKPGSKADRDALRYDMTTAACTVADIAVEMRARYRMRPREAWRHAHGWTLQEAADRITQVSVRRPGGAVAADASLLAKWEKWPGPSARRPTPTVLLAMADAFACRVQDLLDLEDRRALPDGDLRLLNGLDTSHAPAAPTLIAAGAPPEPNGSELVRLAADESATWAQWAEASNVGDIALEQLMADARALAYDYLISDPLPLFSRTRALRDRVFGLLEGHQYPRQTADLYVVAGYLCGLLAWMSSDLGQLRDADTQGRTAWLCAELAGHNDLRAWVLSTRSKVAFWDGRLRDAINYARHGGTCRPSGTVGVLLACQEADAWSQLGAATEALGALDRAKDARDTMTGEDEVGGIFACQPARQENYSAAVLLRVGRPTEALRAADSALASLAALPVRAYGTEAQIHISRASAHLATGEAEGAFEALAPVFGLRPDQRLEPVARRLSELPVDVGRAPAAGRVGLRAAIEEFCQDSAPRHLALSPGEGTA; encoded by the coding sequence ATGACCGCTCGCCCCAAGCCCGGTTCCAAAGCCGACCGGGATGCCCTCCGCTACGACATGACCACCGCTGCCTGCACCGTCGCGGACATCGCCGTCGAGATGCGTGCCCGCTACCGGATGCGCCCGCGCGAGGCATGGCGCCATGCCCACGGCTGGACTCTCCAGGAAGCAGCGGACCGCATCACCCAAGTCAGCGTCCGACGACCCGGCGGTGCCGTAGCCGCAGACGCCTCCCTGCTCGCCAAGTGGGAGAAGTGGCCGGGCCCCTCCGCCCGGCGGCCCACGCCCACAGTGCTCCTGGCCATGGCGGACGCCTTCGCCTGCCGTGTCCAGGACCTCCTCGACCTGGAGGACCGCCGGGCTCTGCCCGACGGAGACCTGCGTCTCTTGAACGGCCTCGACACCAGCCATGCCCCGGCCGCGCCGACGCTCATCGCTGCCGGCGCGCCGCCGGAGCCGAACGGCAGCGAACTCGTACGCCTTGCCGCAGACGAATCCGCGACGTGGGCGCAGTGGGCGGAGGCATCCAACGTGGGGGACATCGCGCTGGAACAGCTCATGGCCGACGCCCGGGCGCTGGCCTACGACTACCTCATCTCCGACCCGCTCCCCCTCTTCAGCCGCACGCGAGCGTTGCGCGACCGCGTCTTCGGCCTCCTGGAGGGGCACCAGTACCCGCGCCAGACGGCCGACCTGTACGTAGTAGCCGGATATCTGTGCGGACTCCTGGCGTGGATGTCCTCCGACCTCGGCCAACTGCGCGACGCCGACACCCAGGGCCGCACAGCATGGCTCTGCGCGGAACTCGCCGGACACAACGATCTGCGCGCCTGGGTACTTTCCACCCGATCCAAGGTCGCCTTCTGGGACGGCCGCCTGCGCGATGCCATCAACTACGCGCGACACGGCGGCACATGCCGCCCGTCCGGCACAGTGGGTGTACTGCTGGCCTGCCAGGAAGCGGATGCCTGGTCCCAGCTGGGAGCAGCGACCGAAGCGTTGGGCGCCCTGGACCGAGCCAAGGACGCCCGCGACACGATGACCGGTGAGGACGAGGTCGGCGGCATCTTCGCGTGCCAACCGGCTCGCCAGGAGAACTACTCCGCAGCGGTCCTGCTCAGGGTCGGCCGCCCGACCGAGGCACTGCGCGCGGCCGACAGCGCGCTCGCCTCGCTCGCGGCACTACCCGTACGGGCGTACGGCACCGAGGCGCAGATCCACATCAGCAGGGCCTCGGCGCACCTCGCCACCGGCGAGGCAGAAGGCGCCTTCGAGGCGCTCGCGCCGGTATTCGGTCTTCGCCCGGACCAGCGCTTGGAACCGGTTGCACGGCGCCTCAGTGAGCTACCCGTGGATGTCGGCCGTGCGCCGGCGGCAGGGCGAGTGGGTCTCCGCGCGGCCATCGAAGAGTTCTGCCAGGACTCCGCACCGCGCCACCTTGCGCTCTCGCCAGGCGAAGGCACCGCCTGA
- a CDS encoding 2'-5' RNA ligase family protein: MTSQPDTMRNHWWWRPGWSVGRRFYTWHLTFEGQDDVHRLAAEYRSALAPLGDILTPIPDQWLHLTMQGIGFVGEAKEQDVHAIAEASRVRLAAIPAFDLQLGPAVLDPEAVLLRAEPDGPVRNIRDGIRDAIQDVLGEAPEKADGFTPHVSVAYSAADGPAAPIAQILAETDVASARARITAAELIVIHRDNQMYEWESFKEVPLG, translated from the coding sequence ATGACCTCTCAACCCGACACCATGCGGAACCACTGGTGGTGGCGGCCCGGTTGGAGCGTGGGCCGCCGCTTCTACACCTGGCACCTGACGTTCGAGGGCCAGGACGACGTGCACCGTCTGGCCGCTGAGTATCGGTCAGCGCTTGCCCCGCTCGGAGACATCCTCACTCCGATTCCCGACCAGTGGCTCCACCTCACCATGCAGGGCATCGGCTTCGTGGGGGAGGCCAAGGAACAAGACGTGCACGCGATCGCCGAGGCCTCTCGCGTACGCCTGGCCGCCATCCCTGCCTTCGACCTCCAGCTCGGCCCAGCTGTCCTCGACCCTGAAGCCGTTCTTCTACGTGCGGAGCCGGACGGGCCGGTCCGGAACATCCGGGACGGCATCCGGGACGCGATCCAGGACGTTCTCGGCGAAGCCCCGGAGAAAGCCGACGGCTTCACTCCCCATGTGTCTGTCGCCTACAGCGCAGCAGACGGACCAGCCGCGCCGATCGCCCAGATCCTGGCTGAGACCGACGTGGCGTCGGCCAGGGCACGCATTACCGCCGCGGAACTCATCGTGATCCACCGGGACAACCAGATGTACGAGTGGGAGTCCTTCAAGGAAGTGCCACTTGGCTGA
- a CDS encoding NCS1 family nucleobase:cation symporter-1: MTDTDAGTGTRGTTTAVPLPEGYSPRLYNEDLAPATERKWGAFSIFNVWTSDVHSLFGYFLAASLFLVAGNTFKFLIGIGVGSLIIYWLMTLIGNAGVKTGVPYPVLARASFGTFGANVPALVRAVVATFWYGAQTSAAAGAIVAFLIRYDGPKNLHETTTLLDHTGLEVICYLFVWAAQLLIISKGMETVRRFQDFAGPAVWLMMLILAVGLSVKAGTLSFSVDMPAADLAALAKTATGLDVTPGSFAAIAAIAATWVTYFAALFLNFGDFARFTPDEKTLRKGNVWGLPVNLILFSLVAALTTASASKVYGEVILEPAAISAKFDSAFLVLLAALTFAVATLGINVVANFVSPAFDFANVAPKHITFRRGGLIAAVIALLLYPLHPWDNAPSFVNAIGSTMGPIFGVLVVDYYLLRKARLNIPALYKEDGEFRFQGGWNIRAFVAAGIGAVFSSILPVYGPEAYGATLGPYSWFIGVAVAGVIYFAVSGAKSPLAGKPTN; this comes from the coding sequence ATGACGGACACCGACGCAGGGACGGGGACCAGAGGTACGACCACGGCCGTGCCGCTCCCCGAGGGGTACTCCCCACGCCTCTACAACGAGGACCTCGCCCCCGCCACCGAGCGCAAGTGGGGCGCGTTCAGCATCTTCAACGTCTGGACCTCCGACGTACACAGTCTGTTCGGCTACTTCCTGGCCGCCAGCCTGTTCCTCGTCGCCGGGAACACCTTCAAGTTCCTCATCGGCATCGGCGTCGGCTCGCTGATCATCTACTGGCTGATGACCCTCATCGGCAACGCGGGTGTGAAGACCGGCGTCCCGTACCCCGTCCTGGCCCGCGCCTCCTTCGGCACGTTCGGCGCCAACGTCCCGGCGCTCGTCCGAGCCGTGGTCGCCACCTTCTGGTACGGCGCCCAGACCAGCGCGGCAGCGGGCGCGATCGTCGCCTTCCTGATCCGCTACGACGGCCCGAAGAACCTGCACGAGACGACGACCCTCCTCGACCACACCGGTCTGGAGGTCATCTGCTACCTCTTCGTCTGGGCCGCCCAGCTGCTGATCATCAGCAAGGGCATGGAGACCGTCCGCCGCTTCCAGGACTTCGCGGGCCCGGCGGTGTGGCTGATGATGCTGATCCTGGCGGTGGGCCTCTCCGTCAAGGCGGGCACGCTGTCCTTCTCCGTCGACATGCCGGCCGCCGACCTCGCCGCCCTGGCCAAGACCGCCACCGGCCTGGACGTGACCCCGGGTTCCTTCGCCGCCATCGCGGCCATCGCGGCCACCTGGGTGACGTACTTCGCCGCTCTGTTCCTCAACTTCGGCGACTTCGCCCGCTTCACACCGGACGAGAAGACCCTGCGCAAGGGCAACGTCTGGGGCCTGCCGGTCAACCTCATCCTCTTCTCACTGGTCGCCGCCCTGACGACCGCCTCCGCGAGCAAGGTCTACGGCGAGGTCATCCTCGAACCGGCAGCCATCTCCGCCAAGTTCGACAGCGCGTTCCTGGTCCTGCTGGCGGCCCTGACCTTCGCCGTCGCCACTCTCGGCATCAACGTCGTCGCCAACTTCGTCAGCCCCGCCTTCGACTTCGCCAACGTCGCCCCGAAGCACATCACGTTCCGCCGAGGCGGCCTGATAGCCGCCGTCATAGCCCTCCTGCTCTACCCCCTCCACCCCTGGGACAACGCCCCCAGCTTCGTCAACGCCATCGGCTCGACGATGGGCCCGATCTTCGGTGTCCTGGTCGTCGACTACTACCTGCTCCGCAAGGCCCGTCTCAACATCCCCGCCCTCTACAAGGAGGACGGCGAGTTCCGCTTCCAGGGCGGCTGGAATATCCGCGCCTTCGTGGCCGCGGGCATCGGCGCGGTCTTCTCCAGCATCCTGCCGGTCTACGGCCCCGAGGCGTACGGGGCGACCCTCGGCCCGTACTCCTGGTTCATCGGCGTCGCGGTCGCCGGAGTCATCTACTTCGCGGTGAGCGGCGCGAAGAGCCCGCTGGCGGGGAAGCCGACCAACTGA